ATTGAAACCCCTAGATCACAAAGACTGCGGGGTGTGTCCGATCTTCACCCTTGCGCTCTCCCTCACGCCAAGGGAATACCCACCCTTCGGCATCGGAAAGCCGCCGGTTGTATCGTCGAAGCGTTCAACACCCGTCAGGGCTGGCTCCAATTGGTCCGGATACGCAGGAACGGCAGGACACATGACCGTGCAGCAGGACTCGCCGGGCGACAGTGACACGCAGGACCTGGAGGTCTGGATCGACCAGGACCTCTGTACGGGCGACGGCATCTGCGTGCAGTACGCGCCGGAGGTCTTCGAACTGGACATCGACGGCCTGGCCTATGTGAAGAGCGGCGACGACGAGCTCCTCCAGGACCCGGGGGCCACCACTCCGGTGCCGCTGCCGCTCCTCCAGGACGTGGTCGACTCGGCCAAGGAGTGCCCCGGGGACTGCATCCATGTGCGGCGCGTGAAGGACAACGTCGAGGTGTACGGGCCGGACGCGGCCTGACCGTACGGTCACACAGCGCGCGCGAGGTCTCCGGAGGTGCGGACGAACGCGTTGCCCTTCCACCGCCAGGAGACCTGTTCCTCCTGGTCGGGACAGCAGCGTGGCACCTCCAGCGAGGAGTAGCCCAGCAGGGTCGCCGAGACGCGCCCCTCGCGTACGGCGAAGTCACCGACGGTCTTCTTGTCGGCGGGGTCCACCAGGGTCGCCACGACCCTGGGTGCGGTCCCGCCCGTCTGTGTCAGGACGTAGATGCCGCTCGGCGGCGTCCCCGAGCCCGCGGCGCAGTGGACCACGGCGACGGTCTCCGGCCGCCCGTCACCGTCCAGGTCTCCGGGGGCCTGCTTCGCCACGGTGGTCCCGGCCCCGCCGCACTCCAGGGGGAACCCCACCTCCGCCGGGTCCGGGGCGGCCGCGGGCGTGGTGGTCCGCTTCTCCGGGGCGGTGGCGGTGGCGGTGGCCGTACGGGGCTGGAGCAGCCCGGCGAGGGCGACGACGCCGGCCATGGCCACGGCCGTGGCGAGCCAGTGCACCGGCTTCGTGGCGGTGTGCGCGAGGTCCGGGAGCG
This DNA window, taken from Streptomyces griseus subsp. griseus, encodes the following:
- a CDS encoding ferredoxin, giving the protein MTVQQDSPGDSDTQDLEVWIDQDLCTGDGICVQYAPEVFELDIDGLAYVKSGDDELLQDPGATTPVPLPLLQDVVDSAKECPGDCIHVRRVKDNVEVYGPDAA